Proteins found in one Sorghum bicolor cultivar BTx623 chromosome 1, Sorghum_bicolor_NCBIv3, whole genome shotgun sequence genomic segment:
- the LOC8081259 gene encoding 60S ribosomal protein L4-1, producing MAAAARPLVSVRALEGDMATDSAGIPLADVLRAPLRPDIVRFVHKLLSCNSRQPYAVSRRAGHQTSAESWGTGRAVSRIPRVPGGGTHRAGQAAFGNMCRGGRMFAPTKIWRRWHRRVNIHLRRVAIASALSATTVPSLVLARGHRVESVPELPLVVSDSAESIEKTTQAIKILKQLGAYADAEKAKDSVGIRPGKGKMRNRRYINRKGPLVVYGTEGSKIVKAFRNLPGVDVANVERLNLLDLAPGGHLGRFVIWTESAFKKLDEVYGTFDTPSAKKKGFVLPRAKMANADLSRLINSDEVQSVVKPINKEVKRREPRKNPLKNMAAVLKLNPYLGTARKMAALAEAARVNARKQKLDSKRTKLSPEEASKVKAAGKAWYKTMISDSDYTEYENFTKWLGVTQ from the exons atggccgccgccgcgcgcccccTGGTCTCCGTGAGGGCCCTGGAGGGCGACATGGCCACGGACTCCGCCGGGATCCCGTTGGCGGACGTCCTCCGCGCGCCGCTCCGCCCTGACATCGTGCGCTTCGTCCACAAGCTCCTGTCCTGCAACAGCCGCCAGCCCTACGCGGTGTCGCGTCGAGCCGGCCACCAGACCTCCGCGGAGTCCTGGGGCACGGGGCGTGCGGTGTCCCGTATCCCCCGCGTTCCTGGCGGTGGTACCCACCGCGCCGGCCAGGCAGCCTTCGGCAACATGTGCCGTGGCGGACGCATGTTCGCGCCCACCAAGATCTGGCGCCGCTGGCACCGCCGCGTCAACATCCACCTCCGCCGTGTCGCCATCGCCTCCGCCCTCTCCGCCACCACCGTCCCGTCCCTCGTCCTCGCCCGCGGCCACCGCGTGGAGTCCGTCCCCGAGCTTCCGCTCGTCGTTTCCGACTCTGCCGAGTCTATTGAGAAGACTACACAGGCCATCAAGATCCTCAAGCAGCTCGGTGCCTACGCCGATGCTGAGAAGGCCAAGGACTCCGTTGGCATCCGCCCCGGCAAGGGGAAGATGCGCAACCGCCGCTACATCAACCGCAAGGGACCCCTCGTTGTCTACGGCACGGAGGGCTCTAAGATCGTCAAGGCCTTCCGCAACCTCCCTGGCGTTGATGTTGCCAATGTCGAGCGTCTCAACCTGCTCGACCTCGCTCCTGGTGGCCACCTTGGCCGGTTTGTCATCTGGACTGAGTCCGCGTTTAAGAAGCTCGATGAGGTGTACGGTACCTTCGACACGCCATCGGCGAAGAAGAAGGGTTTCGTGCTCCCGAGGGCCAAGATGGCAAACGCTGATTTGTCCAGGCTCATCAACTCTGACGAGGTGCAGTCAGTGGTGAAGCCCATCAACAAGGAGGTGAAGCGTAGGGAGCCTAGGAAGAATCCACTGAAGAATATGGCTGCAGTGCTCAAGCTGAACCCGTACCTTGGTACTGCACGCAAGATGGCAGCCCTAGCAGAGGCAGCGCGTGTCAATGCCAGGAAGCAGAAGCTTGACTCCAAGAGGACCAAACTCAGCCCA GAGGAGGCTTCTAAGGTTAAGGCTGCTGGAAAGGCGTGGTACAAAACCATGATCTCAGACAGCGACTACACGGAATATGAGAACTTCACCAAGTGGCTTGGTGTTACACAGTGA
- the LOC8061171 gene encoding uncharacterized protein LOC8061171 — MKLKNSAVETFKENNMIFTSEGNFHSKKMREDYVASPNQADVQTRCKWIIGDVTEVLDRNTWKLGKILKMLKNNYFVIRLADCIQLKEFHISSLRIPRGLDAPQSKPFHAADKATGRSKRQPADGPLPGARAVQQLGHRTTYDLGSSGKKRKTAEDASRHPRRAAAHPRNVVAASNLNGGMTDSYLQSASQAIEDVECSVASCSVNDLYRLGNGGNAKRRPAAAGCLPDDAMSACPCTPGAREGDEEEEAAAGVHGLELEAYRSTMRALYASGPLTWEQEALLTNLRLSLNISNEEHLLQLRRLLSS, encoded by the exons ATGAAGCTAAAAAATAGTGCAGTGGAGACTTTTAAGGAGAACAATATGATTTTCACTTCTGAAGGAAATTTCCACTCTAAAAAAATGCGAGAAGACTATGTTGCTAGTCCAAACCAAGCAGATGTTCAGACAAGATGCAAATGGATAATTGGAGATGTAACGGAGGTCTTGGATCGCAACACATGGAAGCTTGGAAAGATCTTAAAGATGCTGAAGAACAATTACTTTGTTATCAGGCTTGCTGATTGCATCCAACTGAAAGAGTTCCACATATCTAGCTTGAGAATCCCACGTGGTCTGGATGCTCCTCAAAGCAAGCCTTTTCATGCAGCAGATAAG GCCACCGGACGCAGTAAGCGCCAACCTGCTGATGGCCCCTTGCCCGGCGCAAGAGCTGTGCAACAATTGGGTCATCGAACAACCTACGATCTGGGGAGCAGTGGCAAGAAGCGGAAAACAGCTGAAGATGCCTCTCGCCATCCGAGAAGAGCAGCAGCACATCCCCGAAACGTCGTCGCAGCCTCCAACCTGAACGGCGGCATGACCGACAGCTACCTGCAGAGCGCTTCACAGGCCATAGAAGACGTCGAATGCTCGGTGGCCAGCTGCAGCGTGAATGACCTGTACCGCCTAGGCAATGGCGGCAATGCTAAGCGGCGCCCCGCCGCGGCAGGGTGCCTCCCTGACGACGCCATGTCCGCGTGTCCGTGCACGCCCGGGGCCAGGGAgggggacgaggaggaggaggccgcggcgGGCGTGCATGGGCTGGAGCTGGAGGCGTACCGGTCGACGATGCGGGCGCTGTACGCGTCGGGGCCACTGACGTGGGAGCAGGAGGCGCTGCTGACGAACCTGCGCCTGTCGCTCAACATCTCCAACGAGGAGCATCTGCTCCAGCTCAGGCGCCTACTGTCCTCGTGA
- the LOC110432935 gene encoding uncharacterized protein LOC110432935, whose translation MRSMGRRRLGTAALVALVAACLLYCGAAADDAGPTTTDLGGAPLLRAAPCDGTLGQCAVGSEEEQEVGGGGDALLRRARAARQPTNRYISLCRSPTSIAAPPMEGSPTRSSTVGVGFLRYGVAIQIRSYGDDARG comes from the coding sequence ATGCGATCCATGGGTCGTCGTCGCCTCGGCACCGCGGCGCTCGTGGCCCTCGTCGCGGCCTGCCTCCTGTACTGCGGCGCGGCGGCCGACGACGCCGGGCCGACGACGACGGACCTCGGCGGGGCGCCGCTGCTGCGGGCGGCGCCGTGCGACGGGACGCTGGGGCAGTGCGCGGTGGGgagcgaggaggagcaggaggtgGGCGGTGGCGGCGACGCGCTCCTGCGGCGGGCgcgggcggcgcggcagccgacCAACCGGTACATCAGCTTGTGTAGGTCGCCCACCTCTATCGCCGCCCCGCCGATGGAGGGCAGCCCGACGCGGTCCTCCACGGTCGGGGTCGGTTTTCTGCGATACGGAGTTGCGATACAGATACGGAGTTACGGAGATGACGCGCGAGGCTGA
- the LOC8061172 gene encoding vegetative cell wall protein gp1, translating into MPVSHVTTSLLPPCRAAASSSARAMRSFARRPSPSSTGLGSGVRCHAATPPPPEFPDQQTTPAELPGTDRPPSEVPGTNRPPDEFPSIDTPPEFNAPPGVDVPMPGLPVPGPELPGPAMPSPPAPEIPTVPPNPDVPPPQPPEVDPPRPPPEVVPPQPPGAATVLPPFV; encoded by the coding sequence ATGCCGGTCAGCCACGTAACGACGTCGCTCCTCCCGCCGTGCCGCGCCgccgcgtcgtcgtcggcgcGCGCCATGCGTTCGTTCGCGCGCCGTCCGTCGCCTTCCTCCACCGGGCTCGGCAGCGGCGTGCGCTGCCACGCCgcgactccgccgccgccggagttCCCAGACCAGCAGACGACGCCGGCCGAGCTGCCGGGCACGGATCGCCCCCCGTCCGAGGTGCCGGGGACGAACCGCCCGCCGGACGAGTTCCCGAGCATCGACACGCCACCGGAGTTCAACGCGCCGCCGGGCGTGGACGTGCCGATGCCGGGGCTACCAGTGCCTGGGCCGGAGCTCCCTGGCCCCGCGATgccgtcgccgccggcgccggagaTCCCGACCGTGCCGCCCAACCCCGACGTCCCACCGCCGCAGCCCCCTGAGGTGGACCCGCCCAGGCCGCCACCCGAGGTCGTCCCCCCGCAGCCTCCTGGCGCCGCGACGGTGCTGCCTCCCTTTGTGTAG